ACTTCACTGGGTCCTTTTTTCCATCCTCTCTGAAAAAACAACtgtggctgggcgtgatggctcacgactataacgcagcgctttgggaggccaaggcgagtggcttacctgaggtcagaagtttgagagcagcctggccaacatgatgtaaccccatctctactaaaaatacaaaaactagctgggcatggtggtgcacacctgtagtcccagcgactagggaggctggggtaggagacttgcttgaacctgggaggcggaggttgcagtgagccaagatcaagccattatactccagcctgggagacaagagtgagactccatctcaaaaaacaaacaactgtaGCTTAATCATGCTTTTGAAACTTCTGAtggtttttctctccttttcttccaggTGTCTATCTTAGAAAGGCGCAACACAGCGGGAAGGGTGGTgtataaaaccctagaagacccTTGGACTGGGAGTGAGAGTGATAAATTCATCCTCTTGGGTTATCTCGACCAGCTGCGTAAAGATCCAGCTCTTCTGTCCTCTGAAGCAGTGCTTCCCGACCTGACCGATGAACTTGCTCCTGTGAGCATTGAGGCCGGGAAGGGTGGGACGCCAGGAGGGCTCATAAGCACACAATGCTGGTGGCAGATTTCTGCTCTGAGCAGAGGTCCAGCAGCGCACTGTGTTGCAGGGTAGAGGGACTCTGCCTTTGGGGTTCAGTCCTGACCATCATCCATTTTCTGTCTACGTAGGTTTTTCTCCTTCGATGGCTCTTCTCTGCTTCTGACTACATCTCAGACTGCTGGGATAGCATAGTTCACAACAACTGGTAGGGATATTGCTAGgttgaatttccttttctctgttaaTACTGtgtcactgtttttcttttgaaaagagtttgTCATTATTAAATTTCAGTGTACACTTGATGGGGCAAGTGGAAGAAcgtttacagtttttcttttcttttctttttttttttttgagatggagttttgctcttgttgccctgactggagtgcaagggcgctctctcggctcaccgcgacctccgcctcctgggttcaagggattctcctgccttagcttcccaggtagctgggattacaggcttgtaccaccgtgcctggctaattttgtatttttagtagacatggagtttctccacattggtcaagctggtctcgaactcccaacctcaggtgatgcgcctgcctcagcctcccaaagttctgggattataggcatgagccaccatgcccagccacttcccTTTTTTCATATTGGCTGACTGATGCTTTCTCGCTGGCTGGGAAAGGATCAGCCATGGCTACCATTCTGGGCAGCAGAGCCTGGGACTGTCTCTTCATCAGGAAACCTCTGGTGCCTGGCACAGGACCTGACACACATGGAGTCCAGTGAATAGATGTAAAATGCATGAGTGAAATAACCTGCAGAGGGAGACCCACTGCCACCCACTGATGAACTCATGAGCCCCTGAAGGCAGAACCACATCTCATTCATGTTTGTGATTCCTGGCACCCAACACAGTGCCTGAAAAGTGGCAGGCCTTTGATGAATGTTGGTGGGTGCATAAAATTTCAGAACACCAGTCCTAGATGAAATCTTGCAAGATCTGTTTTGTCTCCCTACTCTACCCTTCTGGGCTACATCTGAATTATTCtggccagaaaaaaaatcagtaaagttgAAATAATTCCACATTATCAGAAAATTCTTCCGTATTTATACCTTAAATcctttcttattccttttatcGTTTCCTTATGCAGAATTTATGAGgcatagcctttttttttttttttcctgagatggagttttgctcttgttgccgaggctggagtgcaatggtgtgatctcagctcactgcaacctccgtctcccgggttcaagcgattctcctgcctcagcctcctgagtagctagtattacaggcatgcaccaccatgcgcagctaattttgtaatttttttgaagtagaaatggggtttctccatgttggtcaggctgatctcgaactcccaacctcaagtgatctgcctgctttggcctcctaaagtgctgggattacagacgtgagccactgcgcctggccaagcaTAGACTATTATACTGAGCTATAAAATCAAACTTTTAGACTACACTCTCTGTGAATTAGAACACTGAGCAAACAATCTCTACCTTTTCCTCTACTACCACCCCCCACCAGgaaaatttctgttttcctgaaattAGTAAGAGTTTATTGGTGTGAATAATTTCTGGTTtgggatttttctctttttttgagctAGAGAGATGAAAGTTTAACTTGAGCTAATAGTGCGCCAATTTGGTTTTAGGCGAGAAATGATGCCTCTGCTGTCCCTGATCTTCTCTGCCCTCTTCATCCTCTTCGGCACAGTCATCGTTCAGGCTTTCAGGTAAATGTCCTGTGGCTTCTCACTGCACCTCCATGCTTGGTGTTGACACTTTTTTTGTAAAActgcttttttcttattttagtgatTCGAGTGATGAGCGAGAGTCAAGCCCTCCAGATAAAGAGGAAGCCCAAGAGAAGACTGGGAAGACTGAGCCCAGCTTCACCAAAGAAAACAGCAGGTTTCTCTAACAAAACACCAAACTTACCTCCCTGGCACCTACCCCCCAGATCATGTCATCTAATAACACAGCATTGGAACATACAGTATAGAGAAGAACTCTCCTGCACCTCCTTCCATGTAAAGTGTGGATACAAGGAAAAGTCACTGTGACTTGTGTTTAGTAAGGGCCTCTAGGTGTTTAGATGCCTTAGATTTCACAATGATGGCAGAAGGAAAGAAGCATGTCAGGCAAGTGGTAGGTGAGCCAGAAGCAGGACGTGGTTTGTCCCTGTAATTGTCAATGAACGTGACCAGTCTTGAGCGCACACACACATCCAGCAGTGAGAGGCCCGGGTCTCTGAGATGAAGAACACAGACTGAGTGATAGTTTTCTTCATGTCCTAGAGCAACTTCTGCACCTGAAAAGCAGCATcaagtcgggcacagtggctcacacctgtaatcccaacactacaaagccaaggtgggaggaccgcttgagcccaggatttgagactagcttaggcaacatggcaagaccctgtctctgcacaaaatttataaaattagctggatgtggtggcaggcacctgtggtcccagctgcttgggaggctgaggtgggaggatcacttgagcccaggaggtcgaggctgcagtgagccatgattatgctgctgcactcaagcctggacaacagagtaagaccatgtctcaaaaagaaaaagaaaagcagcacagAAAGACTGTGTGTAGGTCAGGGATTACCAAGTCAGACCATCCCCATCCTACTAATGTCTTAGGCTCAAAAATCGTGAATAACATACCTAGTCTGGTTAGAACGTAGCATTTTCTTTCACTTGTTCCTTTTCAAAGTAATGGCTTTCCCCTATCCTGACAGCATCTTAACTCCTCAATATTTCTCCACAGCAAGGTTCCTAAAAAAGGCTTTGTGGAGGTAACTGAACTCACAGATGTAACATACACCAGTAACTTGGTACGCCTGAGGCCGGGCCACATGAATGTGGTCCTTATCCTGTCGAATTCTACCAAGACCAGCCTACTACAGAAATTTGCTTTGGAGGTCTACACATTTACTGGgtaagcgtgtgtgtgtgcgcgcatgtatgtatgtatgtgtgtgagagggGCAGTGCACTGAAATTGCACACTTTTCTCTTTGGTCTTATGGGGCTTTATTTGTGTGGCAAGATGCTGGCTGTGACCTTTCCAATCCAGACATCTGAGCCACAGTTAGGGACCTCTTTTCCCACTTCACTTCGTGTTCTGTTGGTTCTGGACAGAAAAGCTTGAACTCAGTGTTATTCTCTGAGCCCTTTCAGCAAACTGACTGTTCTCTAGCCCTAGTGTGTTTTCCAGAAGACCAATGTAAGTTCCGCGGAGCAAGGGATGGGGGAGTGGGTGATTGAAGTTGTCGCAGCTGCTGGAGAGGCGCTGGCTCCCACAGAAAGCCTTTGTTTCTCTGTGTTCAGGCCCCACCCGACACAAAGCATTTTCCTATGATTTTAAGTTTCACTGGGGTATTTATTTTCTCAGCAGTTAAATGTGTCAGGAAATACCCTGAGtcctcattctcttcttcctACAGGAGCAGCTGCCTACACTTCTCCTTCCTGAGTCTAGATAAACACAGAGAATGGCTAGAATACTTACTAGAATTTGCTCAAGATGCAGCCCCAATCCCAAACCAATATGATAAGCATTTCATGGAACGTGACTACACTGGTTATGTACTGGCCCTGAATGGCCACAAGAAATACTTCTGCCTCTTCAAGCCCCAAAAAACAGTCGAAGAGGAGGAAGCCATGGGGTCATGCAGCGATCTTGACTCTTCCCTCCACCTGGGCGAATCTCGAGGGAAACCTGCCTGTGGTCTTGGACCTAGGCCCATCAAAGGAAAGTTGAGCAAGCTCTCCTTGTGGATGGAACGCCTGCTGGAGGGCTCCTTACAGAGGTTTTATATCCCATCGTGGCCTGAACTAGACTGAGAAGATTTTCAAAAGGGATTTGAACTCTTCAGACTTTTTAACATGCCCCTGTGAACAGGTATTTTTAGGACTCAAACGACCATAATGAACAGAGTATAGATTTTAGATTGCTCTTCTAGAACCATGGCTAGAAGAATCTTTCCTTTGTCCTATTCTAACCTAGGAATGAAAAACACCACAAGTTTGAATTCCCTAGATCAAAATCTTTTCCCCTgggttttattttccttgccaCACCATTGAAAATAGACTGCTCATCCCCTCTTCTTTCTCATCCTGGTCCCATGCTCACCCCACCCTCTGTCCTGTGTCTTGGAGAAACACAGGGCTCCACCCGGCAAACGGCATCTGGCGGACCCTCCTGAGCCTGTCTCGCAGGCCGGGTCATtggccccttccccagccccggCCCGGCTATGCTGCTGCCATGGCGCATGCTCTTAACCCTGAACAAACCACAGCAGCTTCTAGCCCCGCATCTGGAAAGAGACCGCTTTCCAAGCAATCTCACATTTACTGGTTGTTCTGGGAGTAATTGGCTAAAAGTATATTTGGGGGATATCTCCCCAACAACAGTTTGTTGGCCAGGATTTGAAAAGGAAAGGAGTGAGCGGGCGTTCTGCATGTGAGTtcacaagaaaaggaaagggaggctGTGCAGTGGCTGAAGCCACGCAGCTTTGAGATGTGCTGTGAGCATCGCATCTGTTGCCCCAGCGCTGCTGGTGGCCAGGGGAGGGTCTGCACAGCAAGAAGTACTGTGATGACTTTGAGCTGTTGACATGTATGTTTTCAGATGCCTTTCTGCCTCTATCGATTTTAGGGTACGGATATTAGGAGCCATAACTTGTAATCTTGTTCTCTGAACGTAGAGATAAGCTGCTATAAAGCCAGTAGATGTTAAACTGAAGAGAAATTATTCCCACCCGCTGTGAGTCAGGCTCAAGAAACCTCTTCACTCTAATAGTATCTCTTTAGTAAAATACCAGCCATGTCTTTGTATCAAGGAACTTCAAATTTCTCAACAATTGTATTTTGAACACTGTTACCCCAAAAGTGCCGTATCTTCAAGTCATCTTTTGTAGCAAGTGAGCCAAGACTTATTCTAGACTCCCATTTTGCAGAAGGCTTACTTTCCACTTCTGGCCTGTATTTTGATGTCTCATCTTCATTGTTTTCGCTCTTAACTTACAGCTGTTTCACGAGTAACGGGGTCAGACTGGCTGTCAGCACCTGAGCGTGCTGAGCTCCAGTGTATAGTGGTCCCCAGGCTGGCTCATACCAGCCAGTTAGAGAGCATACCCTTTATTTTTCAGGGCAGAACCACCAATGCTTCTGAGTTTGTTTGGACAGTTTCAAAGAGTGGTCCATTCAAACGTCAAAGCAAGTTGTCTTTGGCAGCTTTGTGAAGGGTGAAAATCAGTGATGGGACATTTACTAAGTTAGTATTCCTTTAAGCCACTTGGATCCTGAATAATTTAAATCTTGAGCTACATTGGcaagtaataaattatttaaggCTAGGAATTCCTGTAGTTTTCATGGAGTCTATAgctttattagaaaagaaaatcactgccAGGCTTCATTCTCCCATATGATCCTCTAAAAAGAACACTTCCTCTGAATGctgtatctctctttttttttttttttttttgagacggagtcttgctctgttgccagactggagtgcagtggtgcgatttctgCTCGCTGCACCtacacctcccggattcaagtcattatcctgcctcagcctcctgagtagctgggattacaggtgcccaccatcatgcccagctaatttttgtatttttagtagagacgaggtttcaccatgttggccaggatggtctcgatcacttgaccttgtgatctgcccaccttggtctcccaaagtgctaggattaccagtgtgagccaccacacctggcctgaacgCTGTATCTCATGGCACCTGGGCCAAATAGAAATGGTCAAGGAATTCATTTGGCTCCTTGATACATCAGTCCTCAGAATTACTTTCTGGGTCTTTTATGGCCAGGTTGTTTATATAAATAGTGTTTTGGTTTGGTAGTaggctttaatttttaatttctggtaCTAATGAAATTTCTGACTTTAATTTCTGAAAACCAAAAACTctccaagtttatttatttatttttttaaatggaggtcttgccatgttgccctggctgctctcaaactcctggcctcaagcagtccttccactttggcctcccaaaaggctgggattatcaacatgagccaccatgccagatttattcattttttagaatttttattaaaataaaaagcaccttCAGACAGCTGCACCTTCCATTTGCACTAGGAAAGGAAAGTAGTAGTGGGATTGGCAAGGTTTCTGGCAGATGTTTCATCCCAAAAATTCTACAGATCCATTTGGAGCTGGTGCCCTATGAGGCCATTAGGGAGCTTTTATTGTCAATTGAACTTTACCCTTGACCATGCAAGGCTTTCCTCCTGAATGCTTCCAtgaatttgtttacttttgtgtCAAACATATGAGCCATTGTCATGCCCAGCCTGTGCCACCATTGCTCTGTCTGATGTCTGAGGTATGTAATCATACAAGACCTAGTTTTGGTTCTAACACTCTGGTCTTTGAATATCAACACtgatgtttttagagatgggttcttcTGGTTGATACAGACTATGCATCACGTTTAGCAGATGGGGTGAAACAGGCCTAAGACAGGTCTTTGCAGAATACATGccaatttcaaaaaagaaaaaaaatttattgctcAGGTGTTTGTTGCACAATTTTTGTCTGACACTGAGGTTATCAGCTCCAAGTAAAGAATATCTCAGTCGGGGAAGCTGCCCTAACTTCCATTAGGGGCTGTGGTCTCACTGCCATCCATCACTTATTAGCCGTGAGAATTCGGTTGTAGTTTTCAGGTAGATTGGTTTCTTCCTCATTTGCAGCCTATTGATATTTGTTCCCTTTTATTAATGTCCCAATCCATTTGCAGCTGCCATCATTGCATAAATACTTTTCTATTACAAAAAGAAGTataatctgacttttttttaGTGATTTCCTTTGTTTGGGAATGGAGATTGGAAGCACATACTCAGACCTTTTTTGATTAAGtagaatcctttctttttttcctttctttctttctttttttttttttttgagattcagtctcactctgctgcccagggtggaatgcagtggcaggatctcggcttactgcaacctctgcctcccgggttcaagcaattctgcctcagcctcctaagtagctgggattacaggcccgtgccaccacgcccagctaatttttgtatttttggtagagatagggttttaccatgttggtcaagctggtctcaaactcctgacctcatgatccacctgcctcagcctcccaaagtgctgggactacaggcgtgagccaccatgcccggccttaaatagaattatttaaaagCTGATGCCAAACATCTTTACAgatgaactgtagttcccatccACATGTCTGACATTGTCCCTTAAAAACAAATGCAGTGTGGCAGCTGCTGAATCTGTTCAGTCTGTCAAGGAGGATGATTACTTGGGAGGGATCTGAAAAGAAGGTGAATATTTTGCACTTTTGATACTCTTAGGAACAAATAACTTATTGgcaaattgtttcttttttatgttttgggtgtttttttgttttttgactttttttgtatTGTGAACAGGCACTGAAGCTGATATTATTTTAAGAttacagaatggaaaaagaaataaactattttaatgtgTGATAATTATGGGGCAGCCCTTGCATTGCAAGATGATGATTTATTTGATCATGGACACATTATCAGCGACATTGAATGTTAATGTACTCAACATATGCTTCAGATCAGCACAGCTTAACTGCAGATTTCAGGAATTGCTGTCATAGAGGGTACAGCAACTTGAAGAGTAGATACTACAAAATTGAGTCTTACAGGAAGTGAGTTAGAATAAGTAACATTAAGAGCCCAGctgatgtttttttttgttttgttttgggtgaagagggcatttatttatttatttatatttctttagtgTAGACAGTGTtgcactgtgttggccaggctggtctcaaactcctaacttcagatgatctacccacctaggcctcccaaagtgttgggattacaggtgtgagccacttcgtctgggctgcttttttttttttttttttttttttttttgagacggagttttgctcttgttacccaggctggagtgcaatggcgcgatctcagctcaccgcaacctccgccttctgggttcaggcaattctcctgcctcagcctcctgagtagctgggattacaggcacgtgccaccatgcccagctaatgttttgtatttttagtggagacggggtttcaccatgttgaccaggatggtctcgatctctcgacctcgtgatccacccgcctcggcctcccaaagtgctgggattacaggcttgagccaccgcgcccggcccttttttttttttttttagagatggagtctcgccgtgtcacccaggctggaatacaatgctgcaatctctgctcactgcaacctccacctcccgggttcaagcagttctcctgcctcagcttcctgagtagctgggattataggctcacgccaccatgcccagctaatttttgtatttttattagagacagggtttcaccacgttggccagactggtcttgaactcctggcttcaagtgatctgcctgccttggcctcccgaagtgctgggattacaaacttgagccaccatgtccagccttatGTTTTCCAGTTGAGAAGGCATTTTGTGTACCCTTCTAGGCTTCTGAGCAAAAAGTTTATCAGGctctctgtgttcttttttttttttttttttttgagacggagttttgctcttgttacccaggctggagtgcaatggcccgatctcggctaacggcaacctccgcctcctgggttcaggcaattctcctgcctcagcctcctgagtagctgggactacaggcacgcgtcaccatgcccagctaattttttttgtatttttagtagagacggggtttcaccatgttgactaggatggtctcgatctcttgacctcgtgatccacccgcctcggcctcccaaagtgctgggattacaggcttgagccaccgcgcccggccactctcTGTGTTCTTTAATACTTTTTACTTATGTTCACAGTGATCCTAAGGCCAAGATGCAGCCCTAAGCTCCTCATAgaaggagtttttttgtttgttcgtttgtttttgagatgaagccttgctctgttacccaggctggagtggcatgaccttagctcactgcaacgtctgagCTGTATTTTAAAGGAAGATACTCAATACTCTAGGAAGTAGAtcatcaaaaaaatttaaaaaggaagaaagatgctATAGAAATATGGAATGCTTATACAGTATTCATGaggttttttttaagtttcatgtTTCTAATACTTAGATAACCTTGAATGTAATTCTCCATCTCTTCCCCTTTatcctccatctttttttttctttctttttattttgtttttgttattttcctccatctttcatcaaaggaaaaaaaaaaatcaaagcagtgcaagtactctcttttttttttttaattaatccaAATTCCTTAGAAATGTTGCTGTTTGGGTGAGAGTTCTACTGAATATCTCAATTTCACAGCCAGCAATGACACTTTCAGCAGAAAGTTTTCTTGGCATAAACTCGTTAGTTCTCAGACTGCTTACTCATAAGTTCTTGAGAACTTGTCGACGATGCAATCTGTTTCGTCTTGAAGAGCACGAGACTCAGACGGTTGTCACTTTGGGGAGAGCACACAGCATCTCAAACAGCAGGTTAGCCGCCAGCAGGGCCGTGTTCCCTATGAAGAAGTAAAACCTGACATGAATGCCCTACAGACCACCCCCTGAACCAAGCCTTGGGACCCCTCAGCTTTCTTCCCTGTGCCTCCTTTTCCATGCTTGCCCGGCCCCTCTGCCTCCATCAGGCATCATTtggaaatcttattttaaaattcagaaagttCTTCGTTTATTCTGAGAACAGATTTTTCCCAAAGGAGAACCTATAATAATgatgtgtactttatttcttatC
Above is a window of Saimiri boliviensis isolate mSaiBol1 chromosome 11, mSaiBol1.pri, whole genome shotgun sequence DNA encoding:
- the DNAJC16 gene encoding dnaJ homolog subfamily C member 16 isoform X2 is translated as MPVVPLLYKLTAFAYKDYLSFGYVHVGFRGTDEMTRQYNINIYTPTLLIFKEHINKPADVIQARGMKKQIIDDFIAQNKYLLAARLTSQKLFHELCPVKRSHRQRKYCVVLLTAETTKLSKPFEAFLSFALANTQDTVRFVHVYSNRQQEFANTLLPDSEVFQGKSAVSILERRNTAGRVVYKTLEDPWTGSESDKFILLGYLDQLRKDPALLSSEAVLPDLTDELAPVFLLRWLFSASDYISDCWDSIVHNNWREMMPLLSLIFSALFILFGTVIVQAFSDSSDERESSPPDKEEAQEKTGKTEPSFTKENSSKVPKKGFVEVTELTDVTYTSNLVRLRPGHMNVVLILSNSTKTSLLQKFALEVYTFTGSSCLHFSFLSLDKHREWLEYLLEFAQDAAPIPNQYDKHFMERDYTGYVLALNGHKKYFCLFKPQKTVEEEEAMGSCSDLDSSLHLGESRGKPACGLGPRPIKGKLSKLSLWMERLLEGSLQRFYIPSWPELD